From the Streptomyces nodosus genome, the window ATATCGGCTCACGGGGCTTAGGCTCCGGGCGAATGCGCGCGGGTATGCTTCAGCGCGTGGAACCCAGGCGCGACAACACCGGCAACCGCAGGGGGCGGCGCTCCCGGGAGGAGATCCTCGAGGTCGCGTCACGCCTGATGGCCGAACGCGGATACGCGGCCACCACGCTGTCGGAGCTCAGCCGGGAGTCGGGGCTGCCCAAGAGCGCGGTCTACCACCACTTCCGCTCCAAGGGCGGACTGCTCTCCGCGGTGATGGAGCACGGTGCCTATGCGTTCTTCCAGCACATGGCCCGGGCGCAGCAGCATCCCCCGCGCGAGGGGAGCGCACGGGAGCGGCTGGGCTGGTACCTCCGGCGCACCGGGGAGGTCTTCCTGGCCAACCCGGACTTCCTGCGGCTGCACCTGATCCTGGTGATGAACGCCGAGGCGGCGGAGGCCGCGGAGGTCGAGCGGATCATCGAACGGGTGCGGCGGGACGGCCGCGCGCATATGAACCATATGATCGCCGACTCGTTCGCCGAGTACGGCCCGGAGATCGCACAGACCGTGGCCGACCGGCTGGACTACTTCGCCATCGCGGGCTTCGACGGGGCCTTCGTCGCCTGGCAGGCCGACCCCTCCCGCTCGATGGCCGAGGCGATGGACCTGCTCACCGACGCGGTCGCAGCCCTCGGCGAGTCCATGGCCGCGGGCCTGCGCCCCTGACGGCGGGCCGAAC encodes:
- a CDS encoding TetR/AcrR family transcriptional regulator; amino-acid sequence: MEPRRDNTGNRRGRRSREEILEVASRLMAERGYAATTLSELSRESGLPKSAVYHHFRSKGGLLSAVMEHGAYAFFQHMARAQQHPPREGSARERLGWYLRRTGEVFLANPDFLRLHLILVMNAEAAEAAEVERIIERVRRDGRAHMNHMIADSFAEYGPEIAQTVADRLDYFAIAGFDGAFVAWQADPSRSMAEAMDLLTDAVAALGESMAAGLRP